Part of the Terriglobales bacterium genome is shown below.
CACCGACCGCAGCGGGGTGCTGCGGAGCGAGGACGGCGGACGCTCGTTCGTGGCCTCCAGCCGCGGCTTCACCCATCGCCAGGTGGCGGCCGTGCGGGTGGATCGCAACGCCTCCGGCACCCTGTATGTCGGTCTGCTGAACGACAAGGAGTTCGGCGGAGTCTTCGTCTCCCACGACTGGGGTTCCAACTGGAGCCAGATGAGCGACGGTCTGGGCGGACGCGACGTATTTGCGCTCGAGCAGAGTCCAGGGGGACTGCTGGTCGCTGGGACCAACCGGGGCGTGTTCGTGTGGGAGAGCGGGCGGTGGAGCCCGCGCAATCGGGTGCTGCGTGAGGTTGCGGCGCCCGCCGGCAAGCGCTCCTCGCGAAAACCGAGTGCCAAGAATCCGGTTTCCTCGGAGCTGACCGCGAGAGTGCAGCAGTTGTCCCTGAGCGGGGGAAAATGGTTCGCCGCTACTTCCGAGGGTCTCTACTTCTCGAGCGACGAGGGAAAGAGCTGGACCGGCGGGCCCATCCTGGGCGAGGCGGATTTCGTCGCAGTCGAGGCCCAACTGCCCCTCGTGCTGGCCGCAACGCGTAAACGCCTACTGCTTTCCCAGGACGGCGGGGCGAACTGGTATCCCGCCGCGCTGCCTTCCTTCGTGACTAAGATCCACGGAGTGACCCTCGATCCCGGTTCCACACTGTGGCTGGCGACGCGCGAGGGCGCCTTCCGCTCCAGCGACAACGGCGAGCGGTGGCGGCACGTGCTGTCTGGCTTGCCCGCCACCAATGTGGTTTCCATCCTCTACGACGCCGAAGGCAAGCGCCTGCTGGCCAACGCGGCTTCGTCCCACAGCCTTTTCGAAAGCAGCGACGGAGGCAAGAGCTGGCTGCGCTCCGCCGACGTGGGCGCCTCCCTGCGCGCCTTCCATTCCGGACATGGACGCGTCTTTGCCTCTACCCCCTTCGACGGCGTCCTGGCCCAGCCTGTTACTCCCAGCTTGCCCCAGGGCGCGGATTCCAGCGCCGCGGGCGGCGGTTCGCCCCGCTGAGTTAGTTCCCGAAACGGGAACGTCCCGATTCAAAACAAAAATCAACGATTCTTCCGCGTATTTACGGTAGTTTACCGTGGTCACGTCCAGGCCTAAGCAGGTTTGCTACTTCCCAAAACGGGAACCAATGAGTTAGACTAGACCCTGCAGCGGCTAGCTCAGCCCGACGCAAGTAGTGGAGCGGCCGGCGTTAGCGGTTGGATTTCAAAAGGGAACTCGGAATGCACATAGAACGGACATGGGCGCTCCGGAAGGCGAGCGATTCGCGAGGGGGGCAGAGTGAACGTCATCCGCTTCCTTAGCAAGCAGACCGGCGAAGGTGCGCCACAGGCGGCAGAGCTGTTATCGGCGGTGCTGGATACGGCCGAGGACGCGGTGCTGGTGGCGGAGGAAGCGAGCGGCCTCATCTACGCCAACCGGGCGGCGGCCCGGCTGCTCGGGTACAGCCGGGCGGAGCTGGAGGGAAAGCCGCTCGAGGAGATCGCCGCCGACCTGGACGGAAAGCGGTGGACGGAACTGTGGAAGCAGTGGAAGCGGCCCGAGCCGCACGTGCTGGAGACCTTCTGCCGGCGCAAGGACGGAAGTGCGGTGCTGGCCGAGGCCACCTGCAGCCATTTGGTGGTGGGAGCGCACTCCTACCACTGCGTTTTCCTGCGGGAGGCGGGACGGAGGCATCACCTCGAAGAGCAGTTGCGGCAGTCGCAGAAGATGGACGCGGTGGGACGGCTGGCGGCGGGCGTGGCCCACGACTTCAACAACCTGCTGACCGCGGTGATGCTCTACAGCGGCCTGCTCCTCAATCAGCTGGGTCCGAACAGCCGTTTGCGTGGGCACGCCGACGAGATCCGCATGGTGAGCGAGCGCGGTGCCGCCCTGGTGGGACAGTTGCTGATGTTCTCGCGCCAGGCGGCGACCGAGCCCCGGTCTATCCATCTGAATGAGGCAATCAGCGGGCTGCTGGAGTTGCTACGGCAGATGCTGGGGGAGAACGTGGAGCTGGTCACCCAAC
Proteins encoded:
- a CDS encoding transcriptional regulator: MSLLRSAILLVAALLLPAWLGAAEWTAIGPDGGDVRSLAYDPHHPGHIYLGTSAGGIYISRDNGVSWSRFARLGEGDHYVIDHILFDPTAAGVLYAGAWSVEEASGDVFRSHDAGKSWQPLKAMHGKSIRALALAPSDPTTLVAGALDGVYRSRDAGDTWQRISPPNHREIQNIESVAIDPKNPDVIYAGTWHLPWKTRDGGLTWASIKQGMIDDSDLFSIIVDSQNPSLVYASACSGIYKSENAGELFHKVQGIPFSARRTRVLKQDPTAPQVVYAGTTEGLWKTSDAGMSWKHMTAANLIVNDVLVDPRQPSHVLLATDRSGVLRSEDGGRSFVASSRGFTHRQVAAVRVDRNASGTLYVGLLNDKEFGGVFVSHDWGSNWSQMSDGLGGRDVFALEQSPGGLLVAGTNRGVFVWESGRWSPRNRVLREVAAPAGKRSSRKPSAKNPVSSELTARVQQLSLSGGKWFAATSEGLYFSSDEGKSWTGGPILGEADFVAVEAQLPLVLAATRKRLLLSQDGGANWYPAALPSFVTKIHGVTLDPGSTLWLATREGAFRSSDNGERWRHVLSGLPATNVVSILYDAEGKRLLANAASSHSLFESSDGGKSWLRSADVGASLRAFHSGHGRVFASTPFDGVLAQPVTPSLPQGADSSAAGGGSPR